TCAACGCGGTGATGATTTGATACTTCAATTTTCAATGAGTCGCTCCAAGGATAATCATCGGCTGATGGAAGTAGACCTTAGCTGTGAGATGAGACAGTCAGGAAAGTCGCTCCCCGCATTTCAAAAGAAGTTCTTCATAGAGTGAGCCTGGGTTCTACTAAACTCTTGCTTATGCAAAATGATCTGCGCTGGAATGCTATTAGTTCAGATCAGCTGCTCATGACTTCCAAGTTTTGCAAGGTCCTTGTTTACCATTTTTCAGCCTGGCAATGTGTGGCTATTTTGTCTGTAAACCTCACTAATGGAGACCTTCCTAATGAGATGctggatttaattttggggTAATTACACTGACACCCTGGAGTATAGTGAAATATGTAAACCACCCCGTCATCTTTCATAGTTTACACTCACATTCCTCATCAGTAAAAAAAGTAGctgaaaaaattatctttacctaaaaaaatagtaaaatttatgaagTACTTATAGGATTTTTTAACCACAGattgtgttaaatttttcaattcaaatttaggtccataatattatacttagaTTTAAATAGCAATTTTGGGTCATTaccttttctctttcaaaattttactcGCCTTATTTGGATCATTATCTTCTCTTTCTAATTTCGACTCGCCTATGTTATGTTTTTATGGTCGAATGTAAGAAAATTCAAGTTAAATTCTAAAAGTTGAATCGATACAAAACTAAACTAATTGTTTTATATGATTAGTTTAATGACATAGACTAACTccttaatttaattcttaaaaaacaagataaaagaatatcaaattaaaatataaatgatttatACAACtggattttcaaattcaaaataattttgattggaGTAATTTAGTGTAtgtctattaattttatgtgataTGATTCTAAAAGTTTTATCTTaagttagaaatattaaatttttaagattgtataaatcaaaatatttcaaaagagTTTAACCATTGTCAAACTTTTAGagaaatttttatgaatttagactaacaattaatttcaaatttatctttttactaaaatattgatgCTGATAGTATTGCAAAAAGTTAAGACTATGATCTTATTTGTAGgatgataataaatagtagtaaccatatatgtaattgtaaaAACTTACAGGATGTAATTGAAATTAGTCCAAACTTTAAGAGGATTTATGTgattattaataattgcattactaaagattaaaattgaatttgtatttatctttCATGCCGGCGTCACCAAGTTCTATCACTATCACTATCACTAACTAGTGGTTCTATTTATTAACTGATAGCAAATTTGAACATTTAGGTTGAAATTAagatcaataaatttaaataagagtgtaaacataattttataattaaaaattaaaaaaataaaatagcacaCGTAAAATATACGAAATAGCATAAGGCTATTTTCACttcctttttaaaaataaaaataaaaaaattactatttttttccactagtagattttttaaaacattccCCATACGTTTCACGgtagataaattgcatttaatccacttgaataattataacatattgCCGAGTTGCCGTTCGAGCttacaacataaaaaaaataaaaaataaaaatgccaCTCTCTTATGAGGCAGGAGTAGTATAATTTTCATCTGAAGGCTTCTTCTCGGAAACGTTGCTATTACCTCCTCCTCCATTGAACGATGAAGACAAGATATTGCAATATGCAAGAAAAACATTTATAATTGACAAAGAAATGCCAAGAAACAAATGCAAAATGTGAGCCATGCATGATTTAGTACACAAGCCATGCATGCATGTCTCATTTTCAAATGTTCAGGGGgacttcattttttattttttttccttctggGGTATGTTTTGCTATTGGTGTTTTGGCAAggactttatatatttaaccctacttaattgaaaaaatgttgagattttcataattttatttgcgtaaaagaacatatcttttattgtatacatattaatatcgagataaatacaatttacctctataatacataaaataagcaaaatgttcacgtaaaaaaaattaataaattatttatatttaaaaaaataaagcaaattatccccatatatatgtaatgtgCAATGTGAAATGTGGCCACTATTGGAGTGGTGGGCAGCAGAGAATGAAGTGAGAGAGAAATCGTGGGCGGGTAAACTAAGTGGAGAATGCCAATTAAACTCAGTCATCAAAGTGTTACAACTTCCTTATTTTTCccaagaaaaaagattagCAAACAAAATACTGAAAAGCAAAAAGCAAAAGCTTGAGAAGAGCAGCTTCCCTTCCATATTTGCTTACATTGCTCCTCCTGAACGCAAGTTAAACCGACTCATCAATAATGGCTatccatctatatatatatacatacatatccAACTCACATCTATATATTGGAGGGCTTAGCTTACCACAATCTCTTGGTGTCTTGCATTTGTAACATTCCGTTCTGCTAGCATAATTGTGCATGCCACATCCTACCCTGCccaatatatagaaaaggaGTCGATACTAGAGATCAAGAAGCAATCCATCATGTccataataacaatattataggagtaaaattgtaatttaagtCCCGTAAGTATGGATAGGTGGCAACCTTAGTCCTGTACGAATCCATTTCGACAATtttgttctgtaattttaaagattTCGCCCGTTAAGAActaagaatataattttccctATTGTATGCTTGACTCATGAAAATCTGCATGGAGGTAACGGTAGTTTATTAAGAAGATAGTCCTAATACAAAATAGACCAAGTTTAGATATCATGTCATAAGAATTAAATCCCGGATTCTTTTCACCATTTAATGTTTGAGATTGAACAAACCTGGTGCAAATCCAGTCACCAGTTTTCCAGCCAGGAATTGCATGGTACGCATAACCGGCAGAGGCCATCATTCCAGCGCCGTACCCACAATAATCCTTTGATGCACCACATCTGAAGCAGGTTGGTCTGCTTGCATAGTTATGCACACCGCAATTCATAGCGCCACAGTACCAGTCTCCTGCCAAAACTTCCGTTTTTTGTATTGCATATGAGGAGACCTCAGCCCCGGTGGCGTATTTCGGGCAGCTGCACCGTTGGCACGAGTCGCGTTTTCTAAAGTTGAGGTGCTGACATGCAGGACACATCCAGTCTCCTTCTCTGCTCATCTTGTGTCTAAAAAACATGCAAGAACAAGATTAATAAGAAGTAACGATGACGAGTTAACAGGCCGGTTCGTATAACATGGAAAAAAGTACGACTATGACGCAATACATAGACGAGGACGAGAGAAGAAAGGTTGCCTCACCTCAGACTGAATATGAAGCAGTAGAAGAAACAATTGCAGTATTTGCAGGAAACTGCAGATGAGATGTTGTAATATTGTTCAGAGTTGGCGAATTGGAGAATGGATGATATGGCTTTATATACTACTAAGACATTTTCTGTGGGACCCTAGTAAGATTGGATTCCAAAAGTAAAACATTGCCTTCTACTTCTTGGGAATTCTAGTCCAGACCCGACTCGATCAAACCTGAATGTTGTGTGATCGGTGGATAGTTTAGAATATTTGCTATGTGATTGGTTGATTCGGTCAAACTCGATTCGGGCAAGAATTTTCTCTACTTGGTTTGTTTGCATGAGAAAACATGGTGGGTAGTGAGGGAGGGTTAAAGTTGTTAACTCAGTAAGTGCATGCATACAAGAACctgtttggaaaaaaaaacaggTCAATAATGCTACTTTTTCCATGATTCCCTTTgcattattattgaaaagagTTTGAAACATTATTCTGTATTCTGTACCCATATCTGGTTAGGCATTATGAGGGGAAGATGTTATATGTGAGGTGGCTGGATATTTCGTCTTTGTATTCTCTCGCTCGAAGATCAAATGAGGCGGCCAGCGCTCACATGGGTGCATACGTGTGCTGCCAAGTGCCAATATTCGTTACGAGGATTCTGAGTAAGCTGCATCGATCCCTTTGTAGATGATGAATAGGTTTTATATGGTTCCGGTTAACATGGTTCAGGTTAATGgacaaaaggagaaaaaacaGATAAAATCTTGTGCAATGGGAATCAGTTCCTCGTAATGCACATCCATTGGCAAATACCATTTTTCCTAGCATCGTATGATTCCTCCTTTTATCAGAATGCAATAATTCAACACCATCGGAAGATGGATGTCCACTGCATTGTCGCGTCTCCAATGGATCACTTGTAACCATGTCTGCGGGCGCTGTGTCTTCTGAAACAGAACCTTCTTGATGCCTATTTATCAGCATCTTTTACATGAATCAGCAGCAATAATGCATGTATACGATTCCTTGGAGCAGCCAGTAGCATGCATTTCATGCCTTGGAGCTCAAAAAGGCACACGGTAATGTAACAGGTCCCCTCCCGCTTACTGTAGTTTAGGATGCCAACCGCCAAATAACGCAATTTTCTGCAACACCTACGTACTTGGGAGAAAAGTTCTACTTTTGCTTCAGAGTAAGACGGGGTATATTCTGAACAACTTTTCCTGTCTGCAATAATTGACTGAAGAAATTGTTAGGCGGCTTTTAAAGTAGATGAGCATCCGCATCCAATATGGAAAGACCAGTAGTTCTCTCGAAAGATTCCTGATTGTTTTCGCGATTGTTAGTATTAATATAGTGAAAGAAATAGATCGAAATGAATGTATTAGTCAAATACTGTGATGAGCTATGCGTAAACTATGCGTTTCTGTTGGTTTCTGTTGATCAgctaattaaataaagcaGAACCTCAAGTATACGTCCGGAGCTGAATGTCATGAGAGGTTTtggtaattttccaaacacaAGCAGCGCTTGATTTACCTTAGATACAGATATTTAAGGTCCtatattacaagaaaaatatgcTGCATTGCTGAGCCAgagaatattttcaaacatatcCCCTGTTTCTGCAtagaacagaaaaataaatctgATAGCCTTTAGATAAACcattatgaaaatttgtttctgCCCTAAAGCTAAcagcttttttctttctttctgttttttttttttgaattttagctGGTTAACTAAGAGACTAGAAGCAGAAATACTATACATCCCTCAAGAATGGCAAGCAAAATATCC
This Sesamum indicum cultivar Zhongzhi No. 13 linkage group LG5, S_indicum_v1.0, whole genome shotgun sequence DNA region includes the following protein-coding sequences:
- the LOC105162104 gene encoding zinc finger Ran-binding domain-containing protein 2, whose amino-acid sequence is MSREGDWMCPACQHLNFRKRDSCQRCSCPKYATGAEVSSYAIQKTEVLAGDWYCGAMNCGVHNYASRPTCFRCGASKDYCGYGAGMMASAGYAYHAIPGWKTGDWICTRVGCGMHNYASRTECYKCKTPRDCGGAM